In a single window of the Etheostoma spectabile isolate EspeVRDwgs_2016 chromosome 3, UIUC_Espe_1.0, whole genome shotgun sequence genome:
- the tmem91 gene encoding transmembrane protein 91, whose amino-acid sequence MENLDELEHPLLGEGPNNSRASAQGLGPRPGPANGQAPGGTFRGVLVRCEEDRAYPPFAWRGYCGHPPELQQQQLLDPCSLPRTLESFYPAAPIWGHSDSLLSKDYLETTFVDIRPGSTLERKLLAETQDFHSEAYSVDDEDDLLPDSDDSSIDDFSDTDSESHFPLMIPQDYLGLAFFSMLCCFWPLGIAAFYLSQKTNKASAQGDFQGANAASRQALWLSVLSIVFGIITYICAIAALISYLSGKPP is encoded by the exons ATGGAGAATTTAGATGAGCTGGAGCACCCTCTTTTGGGAGAAGGCCCCAATAACAGCCGTGCATCAGCTCAGGGGCTGGGGCCGAGGCCGGGGCCCGCGAACGGACAGGCTCCTGGCGGGACATTTAGGGGCGTCTTGGTTAGGTGTGAGGAGGACAGGGCCTACCCTCCGTTTGCGTGGAGGGGCTATTGTGGACATCCTCCGGagcttcagcagcagcagctactGGACCCTTGCTCCTTACCTCGCACACTGGAGTCCTTCTACCCTGCGGCCCCCATCTGGGGACACTCCGACTCCCTGCTCAGCAAAGACTACCTGGAGACCACCTTTGTGGACATTCGGCCCGGCTCCACCCTGGAGAGGAAGCTGCTGGCCGAGACGCAGGACTTCCACAGCGAGGCGTACAGCGTGGACGATGAGGATGACTTGCTTCCCGACTCTGAC GACTCGTCTATTGATGACTTCAGTGATACGGACAGTGAGAGCCACTTCCCTCTGATGATCCCTCAGGACTACCTGGGTCTCGCCTTCTTCTCCATGCTCTGCTGCTTCTGGCCACTGGGCATCGCTGCCTTTTACCTTTCACagaag ACCAACAAGGCCTCGGCTCAGGGGGATTTCCAGGGCGCCAACGCCGCATCTCGCCAGGCTCTGTGGCTCTCAGTGCTCTCCATCGTGTTCGGAATCATAACGTACATCTGTGCCATCGCTGCATTGATTTCCTACCTGTCTGGAAAGCCACCATAA